In Camelus ferus isolate YT-003-E chromosome 33, BCGSAC_Cfer_1.0, whole genome shotgun sequence, the genomic stretch TGCGCTTCAGTCAGTTCAAACAGCAGCACAGGTGAGCTGCCTGAGAACCTCTTCTCCGGCCCCCTCTGATTCCAGGAAGGATCCGGTGCAGTAAGAGACTATTCCAGCTCAGCGGGGGACCCAGGATGTTCCTGAAGGCTGTGGTCCTGAGCCTGGCCCTGGTGGCTGTCACCGGTGAGTAGGAGCTGCCTTTAGATGGAGCTTTATGGCGGGACGCATCTGCTGCATCaagcagggaagggtggaaagtCTGGGGCCAAGGTGAGAGGACATTTCTGAGTGCCTGTCAGCTCACAGCTGGGTGCAGGGGGTTGTCTGGCTGCCACCCAGCTCATAGGCGAGGTCCATAAACGGCAGTGGGCCCCTTGGCATGGGCGCTATACCAGCTTCACACACTCCTGTGGCTTTTAACTAGCCAATCGCGGAGAGGGAAGTCAGTGGCTGTGCTACCCCAGCATCCAGTCTGCAGCTCAGGGCTGGTGCTGAGAGGCAAGGGAGGAAGTGAGTCCTCAAGAATTGCTCTGTATCCCACCCAGGTGCCCAGGCTGAGGTCAATGCCGACCAGGTGGCCACGGTGATGTGGGACTACTTCAGCCAGCTGAGCAACAATGCCAAAAAAGCTGTGGAACATCTTCAGAAGTCTGAGCTCACCCAGAAACTCAAGTAAGAGGGGCAGGGCTCATGGAATGGGGCTTCTTAAAGGCCATGCAATGTGTTGGCAAAGGCTGAACTTGGAGGCAGGAGACCTGAGCTTAGGATACCCACTGCCCTGCCACCAACTCACTGAGTGACCCCGAGGTCTCCAGATCCTGCTTGAACTTTCTAGAGTATGACAAATGGCCACATCATAGCATTGAGGCTcacagaagaaagggagggaaagcaaTGTTACGTGATTCTAATACATTCCAGAAGGACAGGAGTCTGTGAAATCATGGAAAGGGAGTTGAGGGTATCTGGAAAGCCTCTGAGGGTGAACGAGTGTAGGGAAGCCAGCACCTGCTGTAGCTAGAAGACGCTGGAAGAGGTTCGGAACGTCACATTCTACTAGAGAATGTGATCTCTGTCACAGCACACCTGAGCTGAGAAGGACCTCAAAGTCTAGCCTTTTTACTTTACAGTTaaggagaggaaaacaaactgcccaaggtcacatgctaGGTAGACACTGTGACAAGCTCAGGGGGCGATTCAGAGATACAAGTTCAATGTAATACCTTAGTCTACTACATCCATTTGCTCACATCATGAGCCACCTTGGGGAAGGCCACAGGGAAAAGATGGGAGAACTCAGTGTCCTGCACCCTCACCTGTCAGCGGCAGGTGCGCACCAAGTGAGTGGTATACAAGGAGAAAGGGTCCCCACATGGAACGCCAAGCTTAACCAATGCCAAGGTGACCCCCTTGTGTCCTTCCCCCGCAGCACCCTCTTCCAGGACAAACTTGGGGAGGTGAACGCCTACACGGAAGACCTGCAGAAGAAGCTGCTGCCCTTTGCCACGGAGCTGCATGAACGCCTGACCAAGGACTCGGAGAAGCTGAAAGAGCAGATTCGGAAAGAGCTGGAGGAGCTGCGGGCCCGGCTGCTGCCCCACGCCACGGAGGTGAGCCAGAAGATCGGGGACAACGTGCGCGAGCTGCAGCAGCGCCTGGGGACCTACGCGGAGGAGCTGCGCACCCAGGTCAACGCCCAGGCCCAGCAACTGCAGCGCCAGCTGACGCCCTACGCGCAGCGCATGGAGTCCGCGCTGCGGCAGAACGTGGGCCAGCTGCAGGCCTCGCTGGCGCCCTACGCGGACGAGTTCAGGGCCAAGATCGAGGAGAACGTGGAGGAGGTCAAGGGGCGCCTCATGCCCTACGCGGAGGAACTCAAGGCCAAGATCGAGGAGAACGTGGAGCAGCTGCGCAGCAGCTTGGCCCCTTACGCGCAAGATGCCCAGGAGAAGCTCAACCACCAGCTGGAGGGCCTGGCCTTCCAGATGAAGAAGCAGGCCGAGGAGCTGAAGGCCAAGATCTCCGCCAACGCCGAGCAGCTGCGGCAGAAGCTGGCGCCCGTGGCCGAGAACGTGCAGGGGAATCTGCAGGACAGCGCGGAGGGGCTGCAGAAGTCGCTGGAGCGGCAGGTGGAGGAGTTCCGGCTCAAGGTGGCGCCCTACGGCGAGGTCCTCAACAGGGCTTTGGTGCAGCAGGTGGAAGAGCTCAAGCAGAAGCTGGGCCCCTTAGCAGGGGACGTGGAAGGCCACTTgagcttcctggagaaggatCTGAGGGACAAGGTCAACTCCTTCTTCAGCACCctcaaggagaaagagaagcaggaccagccccccgccctccccgcacAGGAGCCAGCAGCCCCTTCGGAGGGCTGAGCTGCCCCTGGTGCGCCTACCCCACCGCAGACAcctgcccagccccgccccctgtctgtctgtctgtcccaaAGCAGTTCTTGTACGAACACTTGGGTATGTGTCCCGTGGAAAGTGACACTACTTCCCATTACTCAATAAATCTACTGAGAAACTAGCCCCGTCTGGTTATAATGTGACTTCTCTGTGCTGCGGGGCCGGAGGTGGGGGCGAGAACACTGCCTGGCAAAACTtagcaggggcaggtggggggtgcCTGGAGGGACACCGCAGGCTGGGagatgggaggcaggaggggtgagGGCAGGGTGTTGAGAGGTGCGTGGAGAGCTctaaggaggaggtggagaaagatGTCAGCGTTATCCAAAGACAAAATATGCAACCTGCTTATATTCACTTAGCTCACAAATAGTTATCACACGTCTTcaatgtgccagtcactgtgttAGGCACCGGACAATGAGCAAAACAACTTTTGTGCAGCGGGGGTCTGACACTGTGCTTCGCCCTGGGGTAAGCAGGACAGGGTCCCTGGCTTTGGAGAGCTCAGGGCACAGCGGGGGAGCCTGTCCCTCCTCGCATAAGCTCTTCTGTCCCTTTAACCTGACTTATTTGTGTGAATTTTGGTTtattccaccccaccccacttgCATTATAAAATTGATTCATGCTTGTTTCAGAAAGTTTCTTGACTGCTAAACCCGTGGCCTCCAGAGTTGAGGAATGTGGCGTAGAGGCGTGGcagaggcctgggaggtggggtggagcgGGTCCCTGTGGGGCCCGAGTGGGCTTTGCCCAGGACTCTTCTGCAGAGGGgttgcctgcctgtctgtctgggGCTGGGGTTGCCAGACACTGGGGCAGCGGGCAGGGGAAGAGAGAAGTTGGGGACTGAGCAGAGTCATCAGCACAGCCAGCTGTGGACAGCTGCTGCAGCCTCTGGGGTGGGCTCTCCCCTGACCCTCAGAGACTCACAGACCCTCCCCAGGAGGGAGCCCCAGAGAAGAGCCACCTCAAGCCTTTGCCCCAAATGACTTGACATCCTGGCTGTTAGTTCTGACCTCAGGTCTGCAGTTCTAGCCCGGGCACCCCTTTCCTTCCCAGAATGGGATACAGGCCTTTCAAGGGAAAGACACCAAGGGACAAGAGGGAATAAAAGAGGAGGCTACCCCCGCCCCACTCCCCAAAATTATAGCAACAAGAAAGCCAGTGGCAGAAGtttctaaaacttttaaatacAGAGCTGGCACTAAAGGTGACACTCTACTCAGGAGTGCTAGGGGCTTTAAAAACCATGGTCTATGTACTGCATTGATGCACATAATTTTCACAACAGATGTGACATCAAAGATGCAGTAGGTGAGGAAAAGGCTATACAGAATGATGAGGTACGTTATCTAGCAAGTGGTGGAATTGAGATCGGAAACCGGGCCATCCAGTTAGAGAACTTTACTTTGAACTATCAGGCTGTGGTGCCACCAGGGTGAGTCCAGCATAATGAGATGTGTCAGCCCCGCCAAGAATGCCCTAGAGAAGGGGGGAAGTCCCCCACACGAGGGGcttacacagaagaaaaaaaacctctaagCTTAGGTGATAAACGCACCAGATGTCCTCTCAGGAGAATGAGATTTTGCTTTCTACTTTATAGATTTATGTATGTTGGGATTTTAAGATAATGTTTTagtattacttttttattgtggtaaaatatatataataaaaaaatctgccattttaaccattttaagtgtacagttctgtggcattaattatattcacaatgtGGTACGACCGTCACCACTGTCTCCAAAATTTCTTCATcacccaaacagaaactctgtatccattaagcTGATTCTCCATTCCCATTCCCCCACTCCAGGCTCCTGGTAATAGCTtatctactttctctctctttgccttttctagacagttcatgtaagtggaatcatacaatagttgtccttttgtgactggcttgtttcacttcgcacgatgtcttcaagtttcatccaggtGGTAGCACttatcagaatttcttttttgtgtgtatggctgaataatattccatggtactGTATGTACCACATTCTGTTCATTCATCTATCTGTCCAGGCACACTGGGGTTGcgtccatcttttggctattgtgaagaaTGCGGCTGTGCATATGGGGATAGAAATACCTTTTCAAGTCCctactttccatttttctgtgtatttacccaggagtggaattgctgggttgcatggaaattctgtttaattttttggaggAATCGACATATTGTTTTTCACAGCAGGTGCACCATttcacatccccaccaacagtgcacaaaggtttgTTTCTCCTCAccttctccaacatttgttattttctgttgttgttgttaaaaatagCCATCCTAATAGTATTACTTTAAAGACtataaatgagcaaagaaataCATATTCACCAGAGCTTCTCCAAGATCCAGTTTTTACCACCTGGCAAGACTGAGGCACTTACATGCAGGAGAACTGTGTACTTAGGGTCCCTTGCGAGTGCCAGAGAAGGGTGTTTTCTGGACTCCGGTGCAGCCCACATCGTATCTCCTAGGAGAATCCTGGAGCCCAGCCCAGACTTGAAGCTCGCCTGGTACCTCTGGCTTCTTGGGGGACTTGGAGATAACAGACTCCTCAGTGCACATGGGTTGGTGCCCCAGGAGGAGTGTTGGCCAGCACCAGTGTGGGCCAGGCTGAGACATTAGCCACACCCCGTGCCTATCCCCCAAACTCAAAGGTCAGAAGACATCTGAGAACGACGGCAGAAGGGTCACTGCCCCTGAAGTCTCTGGCGGGTGGCATGGCTCAGATTTGGGCGAGGCAATGCATGGGTCTGCTCTACTCTTGTACCCACAGGGCCTTGCTGCTGTTGAGGGATTGCCCCAGCTGGGTCAAAAGAACTCCTGGATGGGGACACTGTGTTCTCCTGGTGTTGCCATAGGACACTCTGTGCTCCCAGGAGGAGGAGCACAAGGCAGTGCCATGCTCTGGGGAGAGAAACAGCAAGTGTGGGGTTATCTGGGGACTTCTGTGTCTGAGAGCACCAAGGGTGGCATTGCAGTTATCTCACTGGGTGATGACCAGCAGCTCACAATGGGGACTCCAGAATTGCCCATGTCAGAGGGGTGAGGATGTGAGCTGCTGGCTCTGGGATGGTGGATTAGTGATATGGTAACTAAAGAAGTAGGACCTAGAAGAACACAATCATAGGACACTAGGATTGGAGGGAACCACCTTGTCTCTCAGTCCAGTTCCTTTGACATCATCTCTAACAAATCATCATAACTCTACACCAACAGCCTCTTGTGATCAGGTGCCCCATTTGTTTGTTCGTCATTGTGTCTACAGTGTGGTAGCCAGCCTCTGAGATCCATCTTCATCTCCAGTATTCACAGCCTTGTGTGGTCCCGCTCACGTTGAAGAGGGCTGATGTATGGGAGCACTAGGCTGTTGTGGAAGTCATGGGATATGGCTCCCAAAGCTGGTCATAAAGGGCATTTTGGCTTCCATGCTGCTTTCCCTTGGCTCACTGACTCTGAGGAAAGTCGGCCATCATGTTGGATGACACTCAGGCAACCCTTGTGAAGGGGTCCACATAGGAAGGAGCTCAACAACCAGCACCAACTTGCCAGCCATGAGTGAGCCACCTTGGAAACAGATCCTCCAGCCTtggtcaagccttcagatgacggTAGACCCAGGCAATGTCCTGCCTGCAACCTCATGACAGATCCTGAACCAGAACCACACAGTCAAGCCATGGACCGACAGAAATTGTGAGAGATCATAAGACACTAAGTTTGAGGGTGATTTGCTATGCAGCAATAGTTGGCTAATACACAGTGCCtagcccagtgcttggcacatggacATCACTCAGGTGTTGCGTGAATGAATCCTGCTGAATAGTGAACACCTCCACTGATAGCCAACTGACCACCTCCCCAAACGATTGAGTCTATCTTTGAACAACTCTGTccaagtttattaaaattaaactggTTCTTTCTCAATACagccttgttttaatttttactcctCTTTTGAGCCACAGAATAATTATAATTCCTTTATGCACATATTCTGCTCACAGGAAATCTGTCCAGAGACTCTTTGCATAAAGCCTCAAACCTTGTGGACAAAAAGGCACAGGTGCCTTGGGATGAAGAATCTTGGGTTGATTTCTGAGAGGGCAAAggtcttgtctgtcttgtttattaTTCTTGTATAgtcagtgcccagcacaaggGCTAGAACTTGgcaggttctcaataaatatttattaaataaataaatggatttaacaaatctttttttcttgttcagttatacaatatatatatgttcatctTTACCAGGTGAGGCTGAATTATTTTCTAAGGTGACTGCAGCACTAGCTCTTCCAATAATTGGACcttcctgtttttcatttctctcatttcttccatCTCTGCATGTTCTCCTTCCTGGGAGATTTCCTCACCCtttattcagttttctgtttctgcaatcatgcttttaatttgcaagagattttctcaaaaaaaaaattctgtggatGTTCTTTTATAGTATCCTGTTCTTTTTTCATCAgtataatatattcttttagCTCTCTGATGATATTAATGGTATTTTTAAGGGTCCTTCTGTCTGTATAGTCTCTGTTTTCTTCaagttcctttttaaatgtctgcTTGTTTTGGTCTCTGTCTTTCATTTTAGAATCTTTCCTCAAATGACTGGTAAACTTTCCTTGTCTGCTTAAATTTCAGAGTGGGGATCTGAAAGCTGATTTGAAACTCCAAGCACATGATTGTTGACTATGAGCTACACTGTTGGGTGATCCACTGCAATGTTTGGTTGGGGGACCCATAGTGTAAAAATATTTAGGTCTTTTCCTTTGAACTGGTTGTGTTTCCCTAGAAGTttctcctgctctcctgcctgGAGGGTAAAGGCCTGGATAGCAGTGCTCCTGGGGCCAAGTGGAAGAGCAGGATGGGACTCAGCATTCAGAGGGCATACTTCGATTGGACCTCTCTATTTCTAGGACAGTACCCCTGTCCTCAGCTCTGCCTGGCATTCTCCttctgtgtctctccctcttcagagaatATACTTCCAGTCTTCAGCCAAGGTGAGAGAGAAAAGCTAaagcttttcttgctttttaaatagtttcagccaatctttcttattttacaaCAGCCTGCCTCTCTCACTTCTATTTTCAGTGGTACCTGGTGCCTCCAGGTCAGGGCTGGTATGTACAGCTGTGCAAGACGTGCACTGCACAATTCCAAGGGCACCTTTCCCACGCTGTAAACCTCACAGAATTGTACATTTATTCTGACAGACTTCTGGTAGATGGCAGTAACGTGACTTCAGAAAGGAGAGGTTAGTTTTTAATTTGCACACAGGTGTAACAGTGGCTAGCAGCAGATTTACTACCATTCCTTAACCTTTTGAAAACACAGGGTAATAAGTCAGGTGGAGCTCATCTTTCCCCCCTCGCAGCTTCAGATCAGCTTACTCAGTTCTGCTAAATGAGCTGCAACTGGTCTGTCTGCTTTCTCACTTTCAAAATTTTGCTGTGGTcttttctcctattctttttgTCCCTACGGCTCTACTTCTTCTCTTTAGAAAAGCTTATCACTATAGTTTGATAGGGGTTTCAGGGAAAGGAGAAATTAGAGACACACACCCAGTCTGCCATGCTTGTTGGGAAGTCTGTGAAAGTACAGACAGAAAATGGCTGAAGGCTTTGCGGTGCATCTTTCTGTTAGAGTCTGTCACTGGATCTATCCTGGGAGGTTAAATGTTTCCAATGCTGAGAGGTCTCTGTTACTGCAGAGGATGTGTGAATAGGGATGTGCTTGTCAAGATGTCCTTCCGTTGACAGATTTATGTTAACGGAATAACTACAGAATGTATGCATTTAGTTATAAAGTTGTTCATTGCAGtgctgtttataattttaaaaattaaaaaaaaaactcacaatgTATAAGAGAAGATTGTTAAATTATGATATGTCCACATTAATCTCCATCAAAAATCAGATTGTGAATGAGCATCAATTGACATGAGTGTGTAAGAATGATATACTCTTAGGGAGTGATgatataactcaagtggtagagtgcatgcttggcatacacaaggtcctgggttcagtcctcagcaccttctctaaaaaaaaaaaaagaaagaaaaaccaaataagtaaacctaattacctcccctcccaaaaaagaatgGTATACCCTTTAAACAATAAATCAAGTTATTAAACAAtctgcacaaaaataaatttgtaaaaaaaatctaaatatatgcCTAGATAAAAAAGTTGGAGAATATACAAGTGTTGATGGTAGAATTATGGTGATTAGATATATTTTTTGCTTATCAGTAATTTATGCTTTTTCTATATTGTGCTCTTTCAAatactaacaaaataaaaaacaatttattaatATTAGTTAATGTTTTAGTGGGCAGGATTTCCTACTCAGAAGTGTCAGGCACTCTTAATTCTAGCCACAGATCTTGTCACCAGAAGCTTAGACATTTGGGCTACCTCACCTTGATCTTACGAAAAATTGCCATTCCTCAGTGGCCTTTTAATACGATTCAGAAGTCCCTGTATATAAAGTTCCACAGGGACGTTTATTTTGCAACTCAGTGTTTGGAAAAGCTTTATTTTCCCTGGGAGTCTggtctgttttcctctttggatTACAATTATGTAACTGACTGAATTTCCCTCTTCGCGGGCTTCCAGGAAACCCAAAGCCAATGTGTAAGTCAACTATTGCAACTTTGTCAGCCCTTATTGCCTGTGCTTGTGTCTCGTGCTTTATCAGGTGGTGCTTTCCATCtacaattattataattattattattgattctaaaattattttcaggggggaggttattaggtttatcttttaatggaggtactggggatggaacccaggaccttgtgcatgctaagcacgtgc encodes the following:
- the APOA4 gene encoding apolipoprotein A-IV, encoding MFLKAVVLSLALVAVTGAQAEVNADQVATVMWDYFSQLSNNAKKAVEHLQKSELTQKLNTLFQDKLGEVNAYTEDLQKKLLPFATELHERLTKDSEKLKEQIRKELEELRARLLPHATEVSQKIGDNVRELQQRLGTYAEELRTQVNAQAQQLQRQLTPYAQRMESALRQNVGQLQASLAPYADEFRAKIEENVEEVKGRLMPYAEELKAKIEENVEQLRSSLAPYAQDAQEKLNHQLEGLAFQMKKQAEELKAKISANAEQLRQKLAPVAENVQGNLQDSAEGLQKSLERQVEEFRLKVAPYGEVLNRALVQQVEELKQKLGPLAGDVEGHLSFLEKDLRDKVNSFFSTLKEKEKQDQPPALPAQEPAAPSEG